DNA sequence from the Gemmatimonadota bacterium genome:
CTTCCCTTACAGACCGACCACCCACTGGCCGTCGTTGATATGCAGGTCCATGCCAGCCTTCAGCATTTTCAACTGTCGGTTGAAACCGAGATTGCTGTCGGTGTTGTATTCCTTGTCCCGGTAGGCGTAATTGATCCGAGAGACCAACCGGTAGCGGCTGCCGATATCCAGCGTGTAGAGCAAATCCAAGCTATACGTCCAGGTCGGCGCGCGCGGCGGTTCCAGGTTCTTGTCTTTACGGTCCACCGCGCCATCGCGGTTCAGGTCGAATTTCACCTCGGCATNNNNNNNNNNGTCGATATAGCCCATCGCAGCTCGCAGTATGAGGTCTTGGGCCAGCGCAAAAGAGCCTGCCAGTTCAATCCCGAAAATATCGGTATCCGCAGTGTTACGGATCACCTGGG
Encoded proteins:
- a CDS encoding TonB-dependent receptor: AEVKFDLNRDGAVDRKDKNLEPPRAPTWTYSLDLLYTLDIGSRYRLVSRINYAYRDKEYNTDSNLGFNRQLKMLKAGMDLHINDGQWVVGL